The following are encoded together in the Longimicrobium sp. genome:
- a CDS encoding MFS transporter, with protein sequence MAGAVFLMGLGEDLWKRFIPKYLAALGAPVLAIGLYGTARDFLDGVYQYPGGWAADRWGRRRALLLFVGAAAAGYLLFWLAPSWPWVFAGLVFSMAWSSMASPALFAVVGDALPRGRRAVGFAVQSVLRRVPIAAAPTLGGLAIAAYGVRGGVRVGLLVTLALAALTLASLSRMRIPLPAESSRARLRDVWRSLPGPLRRLLVSDILVRTCEGMVDVFLVLWAMDVARVSAPQYGLLIAVQMGVAILSYLPAARFAERTGQKPFVVLTFLAFSAFPLAVASSRGFGALLLAFVVGGLREIGEPSRKALIVDLAEPAYRARTVGLYYLVRSLAITPAALVGGLLWKHDPSLPFHVAAAIGLAGTLVFALTVDERHLRDEGI encoded by the coding sequence GTGGCCGGCGCCGTCTTCCTGATGGGGCTGGGCGAAGACCTCTGGAAGCGCTTCATCCCCAAGTACCTGGCCGCGCTCGGCGCTCCGGTGCTGGCCATCGGGCTCTACGGCACCGCGCGCGACTTCCTGGACGGCGTCTACCAGTACCCGGGCGGGTGGGCGGCCGACCGCTGGGGCCGCCGCCGCGCGCTCCTCCTCTTCGTCGGCGCGGCGGCGGCGGGGTACCTCCTCTTCTGGCTGGCGCCGTCGTGGCCGTGGGTGTTCGCCGGGCTCGTCTTCTCGATGGCGTGGTCGAGCATGGCGAGCCCCGCCCTCTTCGCGGTGGTGGGCGACGCGCTGCCGCGGGGGAGGCGCGCGGTGGGCTTCGCCGTGCAGTCGGTGCTGCGCCGCGTGCCGATCGCCGCCGCGCCGACCCTCGGCGGACTCGCCATCGCCGCGTACGGGGTGCGCGGGGGCGTGCGCGTGGGGCTGCTGGTGACGCTCGCGCTGGCGGCGCTCACGCTCGCCTCGCTCTCGCGCATGCGCATCCCGCTCCCGGCCGAGTCCTCGCGGGCGCGCCTGCGCGATGTCTGGCGCTCGCTCCCGGGGCCGCTCCGCCGGCTGCTCGTCTCGGACATCCTGGTGCGCACGTGCGAGGGGATGGTCGACGTCTTCCTGGTGCTCTGGGCGATGGACGTCGCCCGCGTCTCCGCCCCCCAGTACGGTCTGCTGATCGCCGTGCAGATGGGCGTGGCGATCCTCTCCTACCTCCCCGCCGCGCGCTTCGCCGAGCGCACGGGGCAGAAGCCGTTCGTGGTCCTCACCTTCCTGGCCTTCTCCGCCTTCCCGCTCGCCGTCGCCTCGTCGCGCGGCTTCGGGGCGCTCCTGCTCGCCTTCGTGGTCGGCGGCCTGCGCGAGATCGGCGAGCCGTCGCGCAAGGCGCTGATCGTGGACCTGGCCGAGCCCGCGTACCGCGCCCGCACGGTGGGCCTCTACTACCTGGTCCGCAGCCTCGCCATCACCCCCGCCGCGCTGGTGGGCGGGCTGCTCTGGAAGCACGACCCGTCGCTCCCCTTCCACGTCGCCGCCGCCATCGGCCTCGCCGGGACCCTCGTCTTCGCGCTCACCGTCGACGAGCGGCACCTGCGGGACGAGGGGATCTGA
- a CDS encoding chromate resistance protein ChrB domain-containing protein yields the protein MRWVTRRNANVDRIACPWLIRRFVDPDAEFVYVPRDTDPAAVTDGIPYDMAGVELGHVDGRCSFESILVKYRLDDPALALLGKIVHGADIPADLPASPAQAHGLRAIAYGFAELHGEDDHEKIRLESPMYDALYAWCRRQVEHSGAAA from the coding sequence GTGCGCTGGGTGACCCGCAGGAACGCCAACGTGGACCGGATCGCCTGCCCGTGGCTGATCCGGCGCTTCGTGGACCCCGACGCCGAGTTCGTGTACGTGCCGCGCGACACCGACCCGGCCGCCGTCACCGACGGCATCCCCTACGACATGGCCGGCGTGGAGCTGGGGCACGTGGACGGCCGCTGCAGCTTCGAGTCGATCCTGGTGAAGTACCGGCTGGACGACCCGGCGCTCGCGCTGCTGGGGAAGATCGTGCACGGCGCCGACATCCCGGCCGACCTGCCGGCCTCTCCCGCCCAGGCGCACGGGCTGCGGGCCATCGCCTACGGCTTCGCCGAGCTGCACGGCGAGGACGACCACGAGAAGATCCGGCTGGAGAGCCCGATGTACGACGCCCTCTACGCCTGGTGCCGGCGGCAGGTGGAGCATTCCGGCGCCGCCGCCTGA
- a CDS encoding chromate transporter gives MRYFLRLGAIGFGGPVALIEYMRRDLVEERRWIPADEYRDGLALSQLAPGPLAAQLATYLGYVHYGVPGATLVSLAFVLPSFLMVVALGWAYVAYGGLAWVQAVFYSVGAAVIGIIAHSAYKLTRSSIGRDRLRWAVYLVSAAVTVVTESEIVWLFLAAGVVVWLVRAPPRTWRMTGGRLAAFAAPAAPLAAAGAGADAGMLGRIFGFFLYAGSFVFGSGLAIVPFLYGGLVKERGWLTDHQFLDAVAVALITPGPVVITTGFIGYLLAGLAGASVAALATFLPAYVLTILPAPYFKRHGKRPGIAAFVDGVTAAAIGAISGAVVVLGRRSVVDLPTVLIAAVVLVLLWRKKVPEPLVVLAAALVGLVVHPLVRG, from the coding sequence GTGAGATACTTCCTGCGGCTGGGCGCCATCGGGTTCGGCGGGCCGGTGGCGCTGATCGAGTACATGCGGCGCGACCTGGTGGAGGAGCGCCGGTGGATCCCCGCCGACGAGTACCGCGACGGGCTCGCGCTCTCCCAGCTCGCGCCCGGGCCGCTCGCGGCGCAGCTGGCGACGTACCTGGGCTACGTGCATTACGGGGTGCCGGGCGCCACGCTGGTGAGCCTCGCCTTCGTCCTCCCCTCGTTCCTGATGGTGGTCGCGCTCGGGTGGGCGTACGTGGCGTACGGCGGGCTCGCCTGGGTGCAGGCCGTCTTCTACTCGGTGGGCGCGGCGGTGATCGGGATCATCGCCCACAGCGCCTACAAGCTCACCCGCAGCTCCATCGGCCGCGACCGGCTGCGCTGGGCGGTCTACCTGGTCTCCGCCGCGGTGACGGTCGTCACCGAGTCCGAGATCGTCTGGCTCTTCCTGGCGGCCGGCGTGGTGGTGTGGCTGGTGAGAGCGCCACCCCGCACCTGGCGGATGACGGGTGGCCGGCTCGCCGCGTTCGCAGCGCCGGCCGCCCCGCTCGCGGCGGCCGGCGCGGGCGCGGACGCCGGGATGCTGGGGCGGATCTTCGGCTTCTTCCTGTACGCGGGGTCGTTCGTCTTCGGCAGCGGGCTGGCCATCGTCCCCTTCCTCTACGGCGGGCTGGTGAAGGAGCGCGGGTGGCTCACCGACCACCAGTTCCTCGACGCCGTGGCGGTGGCGCTCATCACGCCCGGGCCGGTGGTGATCACCACCGGCTTCATCGGCTACCTGCTGGCGGGGCTCGCCGGCGCCTCGGTGGCGGCGCTCGCCACCTTCCTCCCCGCCTACGTCCTCACCATCCTCCCGGCCCCGTACTTCAAGCGGCACGGCAAGCGCCCCGGCATTGCGGCCTTCGTGGACGGGGTGACGGCCGCCGCCATCGGCGCCATCAGCGGGGCGGTGGTGGTGCTCGGGCGCCGCTCGGTGGTCGACCTGCCGACCGTGCTGATCGCGGCCGTCGTGCTCGTGCTGCTCTGGCGGAAGAAGGTCCCGGAGCCGCTGGTCGTGCTGGCGGCCGCGCTCGTGGGGCTCGTCGTCCACCCGCTGGTGCGCGGTTAG
- a CDS encoding ornithine cyclodeaminase family protein has translation METLLLTRSDVVRLLPLSRCIDAVEAAFRQLGEGKAQPPATLAVHAEGGAFHGKAGLLAWGDRVYFAGKLNGNFPVNAGRGLPTVQGLVMLCDGSDGRVLAVIDTMELTALRTAAATAAAARVLARAGATVAAVIGCGVQGRHQLRALAAVLPLRRVAAFDLHPERARAFCREMAAELGIEVVARSDAGSAARGADVVVTCTTAREFVLGPGDVGPGTFVAGVGVDSEAKRELHPALLARARVVTDLRDQCARMGDLHHALQAGALTLADVHADLGEVVAGLRPGRIDDDEITVFDSTGIALQDVAAAAVVYEGAAAGGSARSLAFG, from the coding sequence ATGGAGACCCTCCTGCTCACCCGCTCCGACGTCGTCCGGCTGCTGCCGCTGTCCCGCTGCATCGACGCCGTGGAGGCCGCCTTCCGCCAGCTGGGTGAAGGAAAGGCGCAGCCGCCGGCCACGCTGGCGGTTCACGCCGAAGGCGGGGCCTTTCACGGAAAGGCGGGGCTGCTGGCCTGGGGCGACCGGGTGTACTTCGCGGGGAAGCTCAACGGCAACTTCCCCGTGAACGCCGGGCGGGGACTGCCCACCGTCCAGGGGCTGGTGATGCTCTGCGACGGGAGCGACGGCCGCGTGCTCGCCGTGATCGACACCATGGAGCTGACGGCGCTCCGCACGGCCGCCGCCACCGCGGCCGCCGCGCGCGTCCTGGCCCGGGCCGGCGCCACGGTGGCCGCGGTGATCGGGTGCGGGGTGCAGGGCCGCCACCAGCTGCGTGCGCTGGCGGCCGTGCTGCCGCTTCGCCGGGTGGCGGCGTTCGACCTCCACCCGGAACGCGCCCGGGCGTTCTGCCGGGAGATGGCGGCCGAGCTGGGGATCGAGGTGGTGGCCCGGTCGGACGCGGGCTCGGCCGCACGGGGGGCCGACGTGGTCGTCACCTGTACCACGGCGCGCGAGTTCGTGCTGGGACCGGGCGACGTGGGACCGGGCACGTTCGTGGCCGGCGTGGGGGTGGACAGCGAGGCCAAGCGGGAGCTGCACCCGGCGCTCCTGGCCCGGGCGCGCGTGGTCACGGACCTGCGCGACCAGTGCGCTCGCATGGGTGACCTGCACCACGCGCTGCAGGCGGGAGCGCTCACCCTCGCGGATGTCCACGCCGACCTCGGGGAGGTGGTGGCGGGGCTGCGGCCGGGGCGGATCGACGACGACGAGATCACCGTCTTCGACTCCACCGGCATCGCGCTGCAGGACGTCGCGGCGGCGGCGGTGGTCTACGAGGGGGCTGCCGCCGGCGGTTCGGCGCGGTCCCTGGCGTTCGGCTGA
- a CDS encoding DUF1259 domain-containing protein, which produces MRGNLRWIALAALLGTAAASASAPSPARGQTTGGTAAPDSVDWRAVDAALGRTGTAMPGGVRRWAMPRGDLAVTSRGVRVRPALALGSWIAMRPAGGGRVVAMGDLVLAEAEMGPVISRLQQGGVGQTAIHKHLLDESPAVWWTHVHAAGDPVAVAGAVRAALALTRTPPERPAASAPAEPFPLDSAAIRRVLGHGGRVSGGVYQVSVPRAETIRSHGVEVPPSMGVATAINFQPTGGGRAAVAGDFVMTADEVDPVIRALREHGIQVVALHNHLTDESPRLFFMHFWAVDDAAALARGLRAALDRTRSAPVESR; this is translated from the coding sequence ATGCGCGGGAACCTGCGGTGGATCGCCCTCGCGGCGCTCCTGGGAACGGCGGCGGCGTCCGCCTCGGCCCCTTCGCCCGCGCGCGGGCAGACGACGGGAGGCACCGCCGCACCGGACAGCGTCGACTGGCGCGCGGTGGACGCCGCGCTGGGGCGCACGGGGACCGCGATGCCGGGCGGCGTCCGCCGCTGGGCGATGCCGCGCGGCGACCTGGCCGTCACCTCCCGCGGCGTGCGCGTCCGCCCGGCGCTCGCGCTCGGCTCGTGGATCGCCATGCGGCCGGCGGGCGGCGGCCGCGTGGTGGCCATGGGCGACCTGGTGCTGGCGGAAGCGGAGATGGGCCCCGTGATCTCGCGCCTGCAGCAGGGAGGCGTCGGGCAGACGGCGATCCACAAGCACCTGCTGGACGAGTCGCCCGCGGTCTGGTGGACGCACGTGCACGCCGCGGGCGACCCCGTGGCCGTCGCGGGGGCGGTGCGCGCCGCACTCGCGCTCACCCGCACCCCGCCCGAGCGCCCCGCCGCGAGCGCGCCCGCCGAGCCGTTCCCCCTGGACTCCGCCGCGATCCGCCGCGTCCTGGGGCACGGCGGCCGGGTGAGCGGGGGCGTCTACCAGGTGAGCGTCCCGCGCGCGGAGACGATCCGCTCGCACGGCGTGGAGGTGCCCCCGTCCATGGGAGTCGCCACCGCGATCAACTTCCAGCCGACCGGCGGAGGCCGGGCCGCCGTCGCGGGGGACTTCGTCATGACGGCGGACGAGGTGGACCCCGTGATCCGGGCGCTCCGCGAGCACGGCATCCAGGTGGTCGCCCTCCACAACCACCTGACCGACGAGAGCCCGCGCCTCTTCTTCATGCACTTCTGGGCCGTCGACGACGCGGCGGCGCTGGCCCGCGGCCTCCGCGCGGCGCTCGACCGTACCCGTTCCGCCCCGGTGGAATCGCGATGA
- a CDS encoding chromate resistance protein ChrB domain-containing protein, with protein MESPRWLLLIHQIPPQPSSFRVKVWRRLQRLGAVAVKNSVYVLPATDEAREDFAWVLREITDGGGDAVLCEAALAGGLSDEEVEALFREARGADYARLAEEARALAGARAGTEPGARSTTEVEMLKRRLRETVAIDFFAAPGRREAEAAVAALEEPAGRAAGASVAADQLRGKTWVTRRDVHVDRIATAWLVRRRVDPDARFRFVSGRRHRPAEGEVRFDMFEGELTHEGDRCTFEVLLDRLGLDDPALRAIAEIVHDVDLKDGKFGRPEAPGVGRLIDGIARAHGDDDTRLARGAALLDDLYESFRGA; from the coding sequence ATGGAATCTCCGCGCTGGCTGCTGCTCATCCACCAGATCCCGCCCCAGCCCAGCTCGTTCCGGGTGAAGGTGTGGCGCCGGCTGCAGCGGCTGGGGGCGGTGGCGGTGAAGAACTCCGTCTACGTGCTCCCCGCCACCGACGAGGCGCGCGAGGACTTCGCGTGGGTGCTGCGGGAGATCACCGACGGCGGCGGAGACGCGGTGCTCTGCGAGGCCGCCCTGGCCGGCGGGCTCTCGGACGAAGAGGTGGAGGCCCTCTTCCGCGAGGCACGCGGCGCGGACTACGCGCGGCTGGCGGAGGAGGCCCGCGCCCTCGCCGGGGCCCGCGCGGGCACGGAGCCCGGGGCACGTTCGACGACGGAGGTGGAGATGCTCAAGCGGCGCCTGCGGGAAACCGTCGCGATCGACTTCTTCGCCGCGCCCGGCCGGCGCGAGGCGGAGGCCGCCGTGGCCGCGCTGGAGGAGCCGGCGGGCCGCGCGGCGGGCGCGTCCGTGGCCGCCGACCAGCTGCGGGGGAAGACGTGGGTCACCCGCAGGGACGTGCACGTGGACCGCATCGCCACCGCGTGGCTCGTCCGCCGCCGGGTGGACCCGGACGCGCGCTTCCGCTTCGTCTCCGGCCGCCGGCACCGGCCCGCGGAGGGCGAGGTGCGCTTCGACATGTTCGAGGGCGAGCTCACGCACGAGGGCGACCGCTGCACCTTCGAGGTCCTCCTGGACCGCCTGGGGCTGGACGACCCGGCGCTCCGGGCGATCGCCGAGATCGTGCACGACGTCGACCTGAAGGACGGGAAGTTCGGACGGCCGGAAGCGCCGGGCGTCGGGCGGCTGATTGACGGCATCGCCCGCGCCCACGGGGACGACGACACGCGGCTGGCGCGCGGCGCGGCCCTGCTCGACGACCTGTACGAGAGCTTCCGGGGGGCGTGA
- a CDS encoding GNAT family N-acetyltransferase: protein MLFSIRPLRDEEYEAAAALCGFADPGHGRTADGWRREDQGAYNSVGEVRRWAAVGGAGGIVGYAALWRVRDGKFRFDALVHPDARGRGIGGALFGAVLDAAEEAGAATLQGRAWDDDPGSLAFLRRRGFHEVHRMVELRLDLAAADLSPFAALPERLAAEGFRFRTFEQAQAEDADFWAKLTALQNAAAADWPDPDPGGPFVAMSEEKARGFFAGFRALPGGFFVADEGGRYAGYSGAGLDEHAPAGHAGSGPTAVHPAYRGRGLATALKYLGLAEARRQGYTVAVSQSANPAMVRVNEKLGFRRDRAEVRLVLPVASGSRAEERRAALASA, encoded by the coding sequence ATGCTTTTCTCAATCCGTCCCCTGCGCGACGAGGAGTACGAGGCCGCGGCCGCGCTCTGCGGCTTCGCCGATCCGGGCCACGGGCGCACCGCCGACGGCTGGCGCCGCGAGGACCAGGGCGCTTACAACTCCGTGGGTGAGGTGCGCCGCTGGGCGGCCGTGGGCGGCGCCGGCGGGATCGTGGGGTACGCGGCACTCTGGCGGGTGCGGGACGGCAAGTTCCGCTTCGACGCGCTGGTCCACCCCGACGCCCGCGGGCGCGGCATCGGCGGCGCGCTCTTCGGCGCCGTGCTCGACGCGGCGGAGGAGGCCGGCGCCGCGACGCTCCAGGGGCGCGCGTGGGACGACGACCCCGGCTCGCTCGCCTTCCTGCGCCGCCGCGGCTTCCACGAGGTGCACCGGATGGTGGAGCTGCGGCTGGACCTGGCCGCGGCCGACCTCTCGCCCTTCGCCGCGCTCCCGGAGCGGCTGGCGGCCGAGGGCTTTCGCTTCCGCACCTTCGAGCAGGCGCAGGCCGAGGACGCCGACTTCTGGGCGAAGCTGACCGCGCTGCAGAACGCCGCCGCGGCCGACTGGCCCGACCCCGATCCGGGCGGGCCGTTCGTCGCCATGAGCGAGGAGAAGGCGCGCGGCTTCTTCGCCGGGTTCCGCGCGCTCCCGGGCGGGTTCTTCGTCGCGGACGAGGGTGGGCGCTACGCCGGCTACAGCGGCGCCGGCCTCGACGAGCACGCTCCGGCCGGGCACGCCGGCTCCGGCCCCACGGCGGTGCACCCCGCCTATCGCGGGCGCGGCCTGGCGACGGCGCTCAAGTACCTCGGCCTCGCGGAGGCGCGGCGGCAGGGCTACACCGTCGCCGTCAGCCAGTCCGCCAACCCGGCGATGGTGCGCGTCAACGAGAAGCTGGGCTTCCGCCGCGACCGCGCCGAGGTGCGCCTGGTCCTTCCCGTGGCGAGCGGGAGCCGGGCGGAGGAGCGCCGCGCCGCGCTGGCGTCGGCGTAG
- a CDS encoding YceI family protein: MTTIAPAAGTKTTWSIDAAHTLVEFSAKHMMITTVKGRLNDVKGTLVIDEQNPDGSSAEVEIGAASLTTGVDQRDAHLRSADFLDVESFPAITFRSRRVEGAAGAPGDTFRVTGDLTIRGVTREVVLEATYEGRGRDPWGGERVSFGATTKVDRRDFGLTWNQALETGGILVGNEIKISLEVQAVKA, encoded by the coding sequence ATGACGACGATCGCTCCGGCCGCCGGGACGAAGACCACCTGGTCGATCGACGCGGCGCACACGCTGGTGGAGTTCTCGGCCAAGCACATGATGATCACGACGGTGAAGGGGCGCCTGAACGACGTGAAGGGCACCCTCGTGATCGACGAGCAGAACCCGGACGGCTCCTCGGCCGAGGTGGAGATCGGCGCGGCGAGCCTGACCACGGGCGTGGACCAGCGCGACGCGCACCTGCGCTCGGCGGACTTCCTGGACGTGGAGAGCTTCCCGGCCATCACCTTCCGCAGCCGCCGGGTCGAGGGCGCGGCCGGCGCGCCGGGCGACACCTTCCGCGTGACCGGCGACCTGACCATCCGCGGCGTCACCCGCGAGGTGGTGCTCGAGGCCACCTACGAGGGGCGCGGCCGGGATCCGTGGGGCGGCGAGCGCGTGAGCTTCGGCGCCACCACGAAGGTGGACCGGCGCGACTTCGGGCTCACCTGGAACCAGGCGCTGGAGACGGGAGGGATCCTGGTGGGCAACGAGATCAAGATCTCGCTCGAGGTGCAGGCCGTGAAGGCGTGA
- a CDS encoding flavin reductase family protein, whose protein sequence is MSPRPIVPTIRTRADEPGPGDPALAADFREALSLWPSGVAVVAVRDEDEVVALTVSAFASVSLRPPLVLACVGEHAGILPSLEDAGRFTVGLLAGDQKRIAADLAEKLPPGAELFADDAGDPVLAGALATLVCSLWEAYPGGDHRIVVGRVERVVFGPEAPPLLYHRRAYRELP, encoded by the coding sequence ATGAGCCCCCGCCCGATCGTCCCCACCATCCGCACCCGCGCCGACGAGCCGGGGCCCGGCGACCCCGCCCTGGCGGCGGACTTCCGCGAGGCGCTCTCGCTGTGGCCCAGCGGCGTGGCCGTGGTGGCGGTGCGCGACGAGGACGAGGTGGTGGCGCTCACCGTGAGCGCCTTCGCCTCGGTGTCGCTGCGCCCGCCGCTGGTGCTGGCCTGCGTCGGCGAGCACGCGGGGATCCTCCCCTCGCTGGAAGACGCCGGACGCTTCACCGTGGGCCTCCTGGCGGGGGATCAGAAGCGCATCGCGGCCGACCTCGCCGAGAAGCTCCCGCCCGGCGCGGAGCTCTTCGCCGACGACGCGGGCGACCCGGTGCTCGCCGGCGCGCTCGCCACGCTGGTCTGCTCGCTCTGGGAGGCGTACCCGGGCGGCGACCACCGCATCGTGGTGGGCCGGGTGGAGCGCGTCGTCTTCGGCCCCGAGGCTCCCCCGCTCCTCTACCACCGCCGCGCCTACCGCGAGCTCCCCTGA
- a CDS encoding histidine kinase, whose translation MASPARVSPGPRRAERPARPRLPLASPVLWMVFFLSWTVQGLLHSLTPNALSERHPAATLLLASSDLVQAALLAVVCYTLAAAVLERRLTWPRVTVAIVAAATVLALARLLYLGALHRLFGAPFSAHMLMMGVPGEFLVTAGFLGLGFTIAYSGGSQARELAVSRLESELAQARLQALQAQLHPHFLFNAFNSISALMHRDVEAADRMLARLGELLRRVLRRSGAPFVTLHEELEFVQLYLEIEQARFGERLQVSVDVEPGAREAVVPHLLLQPLVENAVRHGIAQTVAGGRVEIAARVEDGATLALEVRDTGRGLPPGWTPDAVGVGLSNVRSRLEQVYRGAHSLQVDGFPGGGVRVRLRLPLVPAGHPGPSVDGEGGNGVPDDAGPWSRESA comes from the coding sequence GTGGCGTCGCCAGCGCGAGTTTCCCCCGGGCCGCGGCGGGCGGAGCGGCCCGCCAGGCCCCGGCTGCCGCTCGCGTCGCCCGTGCTGTGGATGGTCTTCTTCCTCTCCTGGACCGTCCAGGGGCTCCTCCACTCGCTCACGCCCAACGCGCTCTCGGAGCGGCACCCCGCGGCCACCCTCCTCCTGGCCTCGTCGGACCTGGTGCAGGCGGCGCTGCTGGCCGTGGTCTGCTACACCCTGGCCGCCGCGGTGCTGGAGCGGCGGCTCACCTGGCCGCGCGTGACGGTGGCCATCGTGGCGGCGGCCACGGTGCTGGCCCTGGCGCGGCTGCTGTACCTGGGGGCGCTGCACCGGCTCTTCGGCGCGCCCTTCTCCGCGCACATGCTGATGATGGGGGTGCCCGGCGAGTTCCTGGTGACGGCGGGGTTCCTGGGGCTGGGCTTCACCATCGCCTACTCGGGCGGGTCGCAGGCGCGCGAGCTGGCGGTGAGCCGCCTGGAGAGCGAGCTGGCGCAGGCCCGCCTGCAGGCGCTGCAGGCGCAGCTCCATCCGCACTTCCTCTTCAACGCCTTCAACTCCATCTCGGCGCTCATGCACCGCGACGTCGAGGCGGCCGACCGCATGCTGGCGCGCCTGGGCGAGCTGCTGCGCCGCGTGCTGCGCCGCTCCGGCGCGCCGTTCGTCACCCTCCACGAGGAGTTGGAGTTCGTGCAGCTGTACCTGGAGATCGAGCAGGCGCGCTTCGGCGAGCGGCTGCAGGTGTCGGTGGACGTGGAGCCCGGGGCGCGCGAGGCGGTGGTGCCGCACCTCCTGCTGCAGCCGCTGGTGGAGAACGCCGTTCGCCACGGCATCGCGCAGACGGTGGCCGGCGGGCGGGTGGAGATCGCCGCCCGGGTGGAAGACGGGGCCACGCTCGCGCTGGAGGTGCGCGACACCGGGCGCGGGCTGCCGCCGGGGTGGACGCCCGACGCGGTGGGCGTGGGCCTCTCGAACGTGCGCTCGCGCCTGGAGCAGGTCTACCGGGGCGCCCACTCGCTCCAGGTGGACGGCTTCCCCGGCGGCGGCGTCCGCGTCCGCCTGCGCCTTCCCCTGGTCCCCGCCGGGCACCCCGGTCCGAGCGTCGACGGCGAGGGGGGAAACGGCGTCCCGGACGACGCCGGGCCCTGGAGCCGGGAGAGCGCATGA
- a CDS encoding ABC transporter permease, with amino-acid sequence MRTILFLVRKEYLHVFRDRATVFQVFAIPIIQLLVLANAATFEVKDTRVHVVDLDRTRTSRELVSHFAASGHFVIAGYSASPKAGDRDLLARRATMVLQVPPNFERDLVRTGTAPVQLVLNAEEGAAAGITRAYGARILTAYAGELGVELRPGFRSVRAGEPPPVPGRARIEVRSRGWYNPELDYRDYMVPGILVALVTIVGTLLTAQNIAREKEMGTLEQLNVTPVTRAQFIAGKLLPFWLLALVELALGLALARLVFHVPMRGSLLLVFAVTAVYLVAALGIGLWISTLAETQQQAMFVTFFILVVYLLLGGIFTPVDSMPGWVQALSELNPVKHFVAIMRAVLVKGAGFAAIQRPFFTLVAYASVVFLLAVRQYSKTSA; translated from the coding sequence ATGCGCACGATCCTCTTCCTGGTCCGCAAGGAGTACCTGCACGTCTTCCGCGACCGGGCGACGGTGTTCCAGGTGTTCGCGATCCCCATCATCCAGCTGCTGGTGCTCGCCAACGCGGCCACCTTCGAGGTGAAGGACACCCGCGTGCACGTGGTGGACCTGGACCGCACCCGCACCTCGCGCGAGCTGGTGTCGCACTTCGCCGCCTCGGGGCACTTCGTCATCGCCGGCTACTCCGCCTCGCCGAAAGCCGGCGACCGCGACCTGCTGGCGCGCCGGGCCACGATGGTGCTCCAGGTGCCGCCGAACTTCGAGCGCGACCTGGTGCGCACCGGCACGGCCCCCGTGCAGCTGGTGCTGAACGCGGAAGAGGGCGCCGCGGCGGGGATCACGCGGGCGTACGGCGCGCGCATCCTCACCGCGTACGCGGGGGAGCTGGGGGTGGAGCTGAGGCCGGGCTTCCGGAGCGTCCGCGCGGGCGAGCCGCCGCCCGTGCCCGGGCGGGCGCGGATCGAGGTGAGGAGCCGGGGCTGGTACAACCCGGAGCTGGACTACCGCGACTACATGGTGCCGGGGATCCTGGTGGCGCTGGTGACCATCGTCGGCACGCTGCTCACGGCGCAGAACATCGCCCGCGAGAAGGAGATGGGGACGCTGGAGCAGCTCAACGTCACCCCCGTCACCCGCGCGCAGTTCATCGCCGGCAAGCTGCTCCCCTTCTGGCTCCTGGCGCTGGTGGAGCTGGCGCTGGGGCTCGCGCTGGCGCGGCTCGTCTTCCACGTCCCCATGCGCGGCAGCCTGCTGCTCGTCTTCGCGGTGACGGCCGTGTACCTGGTGGCGGCGCTGGGGATCGGGCTGTGGATCTCCACCCTGGCCGAGACGCAGCAGCAGGCGATGTTCGTCACCTTCTTCATCCTGGTGGTCTACCTGCTGCTGGGCGGGATCTTCACCCCCGTGGACAGCATGCCCGGCTGGGTGCAGGCGCTGTCCGAGCTCAACCCGGTGAAGCACTTCGTCGCCATCATGCGCGCCGTCCTGGTCAAGGGCGCCGGCTTCGCCGCCATCCAGCGCCCCTTCTTCACCCTGGTCGCCTACGCGTCCGTCGTCTTCCTGCTCGCCGTGCGGCAGTACTCGAAGACGAGCGCGTGA